From the Populus nigra chromosome 13, ddPopNigr1.1, whole genome shotgun sequence genome, the window TTCCTTTAATCAGATTtcgtttaattaatattttcttactgTCTGAGAAAGGCCCATTGGtatctgcttttttttttttattttttttgttagttttttgtACCTATGGcaatttttcaatgattttttaattgaaaaaaaaaatactgatgaAATGTACATGTTTCTCAGCAAGAATGTAGATGcgatttcttttttgtcttttcaatattttttatggtctcGACCCTCAAGGCCTTTTAGTTACTAGATTTATAATCCTTGGGGAATGAGAAGCCTTACAAAGATGAATGAAGGCTTGAACCAGCATGAATAGCACGACTACGCAACCTCTTCTCAATTTCCTCTAGTTCGCTATTTCAACTTCCATTACTGCTATTCCCTTCATGGACGTGCTTTCATTTCTTCTGTGGTTCAGCCTTGCTTATTTTAATAGCATTCGGTTAATGCACTTCGCATGATTGCTCACACACACATGGATACATATGCAGGCACACAAGTAATGTTTGACATTGATGTATACGGTCTACTTCaaggttttgtatttttttgatgcatttcaataAAATGAGGATAGTGATAGGAATGAAACACGCAAGTATAAAACTGAAGAAGTGCCACCTCTTCGTTGCTGCTGATGAAAAAGTACCATTagctatattttgtttttgggtttgatatttgtccttgattctttttatttagatgATTTCAAGCCTGCTGATGTTGGTCTCAGTCCAGAAATGCCACATTTTCGAGCTTCTGTAGATGGGGAAACTCCTGTGATCAGATACATATATATCCATGAATGTGAAAAATTCTCTGTATGCAGTCTTCTGAGGTGCTTTCTTGTATATATTTGAGGAATTGTATTTGACTTGAGTGCtctaattttcaattatcaCAGATAGGGATTTTCTGCTTGCCGCCTTCAAGTGCCATTCCACTTCATAATCATCCTGGAATGACTGTATTTAGCAAACTTCTCTTTGGGACTATGCACATAAAATCATATGACTGGGTGGTTGATGTCCCTCCCAGCACATCTGCTGTGGTCAGTCCTCCAAAAtgtaagttatattttttttttttttgtgtttgatacTGAATTTTGTGCTGCCAGATTTTTTTGTACTTAAAGGTGGTGAAATAGAAACGCTCTATGAGGGTTAGTGTTGAACTAGAAAATGACCTGAACTTGCTAAACCTAGAGTATTCATCTTCCTGGTGACGAGctattaaacaaagaaaacaagcaTTTGAATATGCTGTGGgtcaataaaaaagttgaaaagtaATCCATTTTATTTGCAATGGTCCAGCTCAAGCATAATAATTCGTTTTTACTGGTTGTGCACTTTGTATTTGATCACAATAGCAAATTCCATGAGAAAATTAGAGAAGAAAAATGTAAATCTAACTTTGTAAACTGAAGCTGGtggacattgaaaaaaaaaaaatccctctatatattttgaaattggtCTTAAAGTTGTCAAGACCTAAAAAGttttgaacaattcaaaaatcaCAATCCTCATTTGAGCAATGTTCTAGTTCTCACTAGATAGAAAGGTCACATGATCGTTTTCATAACCTGTACTGGAAGCTGGTAGTATCTTGACCCTCTCCCTCTATACCATGAGTCTCAATTGTTTGCATCATGGAGAACCCTAGCAGAATACTTGACTTCGGCAATTCCACTTTTCCCTCCTCTATACTTGCAAAAGAAACTAGCCTGACTTAATGGTTTTGGTTAATGAAGCAAAGCAGCCTGTTGTCCAGCAACCTGAAGCTCGTTTGGCCAAGGTTAAGGTCAACTCCAACTTCACTGCTCCGTGCGACACCTCTATCCTTTACCCCACTGATGGAGGCAACATGCATTGCTTTACAGCAGTGACAGCATGTGCTTTCCTAGATGTGCTTGGCCCTCCCTACGGATCCGATTCTGATGGCCGGCATTGCCAATTCTACTTTGACTTTCCATTTTCCAATTTCTCAGGTATCATGGTGCATACCTTCAAAAAGTTGATTCAAAATGTTTACATTAATGAAATAATGTTCTGACTCGGTGAAATCTTTTGAGTTAGTaagtatttgataatatttttcttgctgACAATGCAGTTGATGGACTTTCCTTGCCTGAAGGAGGGAAGGAAGGCTTTGCGTGGCTTCAAGAGAGGAAGAAACCCGAGGACTTAATTGTTGTAGGAGAACTGTACGGAGATCCAACAACTGTGGAGACGTGAGCCTGCTGTCTACACCATTCTTCCCTCCATATTGTCGTTGGCTGCCACCTATTTTCAGTAGCAGCAGATTAGCagatcttttatttctttttacttttatgcgtatggtttttttcctcttcttttcttgttgaaCACCACACAAGGCGCCTGGTGCCTTTTCACTATAGTTTCTGTACATAAAAGGAAGAAAGGGGACAGTCTTGTATGTGGTGCACTGGAAACAGGTTGTTCGCTCAATGGCTTAACGAGGAAATGTTCGAAGTGCACTTTTTGTGTCACCATCATCTGTATCTCGTTTCCTTTTCTAGATATAGGTAGGGCTTCTTTTTTGtgcttttgaattttgtttttgtgattttacattattttaacgtataagtttaaaaaaataaaaaaaaatattattttaaaataattacaaatttaaaatcaaaatcgatCCATGTGTATGAACAGTTTACCTGTGGTACCTGCCTAGTGGGCGAGAATCGAAGGTACAACATGCTGCCTGTGTTTGAAAAGGACAAACATAGGTTCTGCAGGATCTTTCTTTTCAGGTACTTCTGAGACGGGAAATATGTAGCTCTGCTGCATGCTAGGGTTTAGGGGATCCTGAGATGCCCTGATGCAACTGTTGCTATTGGGAATCTTTTTCGCTTTTCGGTGGCATATAATTACATGCCGTTATCCCTATAGAAAGAAACAAAGGGCGCTCGGTTCTATGTGCCTTTTCCCTCTCTTGACGATACATCCTACCATGAAGTAGTAGTTATAGGCTAGATCGATCATGCATGGTAAGTTAATAGCTTGAAAATGATCCCCCCGCGGTGTGCATGGATTCAAGTGATCATGGCATGAATTTAGACAAATCGAAGGAAATCTGTCTAAATATGCAATGCAAGTTCTCCCTCACACGAAACACAACACCTGAGACCAGTTGGTGTGCGGCCAAGTGAAGTCATTCTTTGGACTTCCCTCCCCACAAAAGTCAAGGTGAAACCCTCTTCGGCTTCAATCACGGCGCATGCATGGGTAATGGtgaatattttggattttaaaagaAAGGTTACGAGTTCTACATAGGCAAACGTTAAAGACCTCGTACGCTTGCCTTGCATCGCGCAGTTCAGTTTTTGCTTTGTGTTGCCCTTTTCCATCTGCCATCTGCATGAGATATTGTAGCTAACAATTAGTTGGTGAGGTCTCTAACGAGCTAATCATCCTCACGGTCAACAAAATAATCATTCTTGAGCTATTCGTTGTCTCAAGCTATAGACGACATGCAAAGAACTTGAGAGGATATGCGCCGGATATTTGCCACAGACAAGAAGCCGGTaaacgaaaagaaaaatgacaatTTGTGATCCGTTAGCAACAATGCGGGATTCCAATTTAAATCATCATTGATATCCACCCCCCTCTATCTACTTGATCTTTTTTTGAAGGCTAGTGTGTTTGTCATACACGCCAACCACGTTTCAAACTGCGGTTAGCTGCAAAAAGCGtcattttttatgctttctGTGGCCAACTGCAGTTTGGAACGTGGTTGGCCGCTTAGACAAACAAGTCAAAATCGTCTTATCTTTTCTTCTAATGGTTATTCGATTCATTTCCTTGCTCTTCTTTCTCTGGTGCTCGAAATCTTGTGCTGAGCTGTTAACGAGACTACCAGGGCAGCCTGGCGATTTTCCCTTTGAAAAGTACTCTGGCTACATTGTAAAAGATGCCAAACATGGCCGATCGAGTTCTATTCTATAACTTTGTTGAAGCAGAATCAGCTGATCCACTTTCGCGTCCTTGACCTTATGGCTCAATGGAGGTTTGTATTATGCTTGATATACTGTctacccttttttattttttctttccagtttACAAGAAaagactcgaacctgagacctcTTTAGAAGATGTGAATGCTAGCTGAGCTACATGTTTATTGGCATGAACTTTCTGCCTTATCTTTTTATAGTAATTTTCGAATTCAATGCTGTATTACGGATATCTCCACACTAGGCCTTGATTGTTCTTCACTTGGTTATGGCGCTTTTGAGGAACATGCATGGTCCATTCCAACCAGGGAAAAATGGACTTCTTGTCAAAAACCAATCAATATTCCTGGAAATTAGGTAAGATTACAAATTGAATATATGTTGAatgcccttttttttgtttttatctttttgggAACTAGTTATAACATCATCTTGATAATGTCGACAGAATCAAATATGCTCTACGTTGAATCGCCAATTGGAGTTGGATTTTTATACTCAAACACAAGCTCCCATTATATTTCCTGGAATGACACCAGAATTTGTAATTAAGTATTTTCTTCTTGCAAATGGCTCTATTTCCCCCTCTTGTTAATTGCATTGTCTTTGCCTGGTGACttattgattgttattttttaggagTGGGTTAACAACTGAGGATGATTTGAGATTTATTGTGAACTGGCTTCAAGACTTTCCTATGTACAAAGACTGATTTGTTCCTAACTGGAGAGAGCTACACTGGTAATCAATGATTAAGTGTTTCTAGTGAATCATTCTTGCACATTTTAAAGGAATTATTACATTCttgggattgaattgaaaatattacCACAACggttctagtttttttaataaataagagaTATATTGATAgagaaatttatctttatatataaaaaaaaatttattatgctCATCATAATAAACTAATAGAATTCCTGAAGACATGAATTAAGTCTTTAAACAAGCTTGTATGGCTTCATTGATCGATCAAAACCATGCCCATCATCCCTCTTTATTGCGTACAATGCATCCATTATCATACCCGGATTACATGTACTCGATTTAACAAGATCAATTGATGAAGAGCACTTTAATTGTATTCTTGTCTAAGCATGTATTATCTTATGTGATTGTCTGTTAGACCTCTCGCTCTatgtttacataaaaaataaacattgacGTGTTTATAGTAGAAGAAATATGACAGTTCATAATAAATCGAACCTTTTCTTAATTGACAAGGCTTGTGTGGCTTCACTGATAAATCGAAACCTGGCCCTCCAGCCCTCGTTAGTGTAAAGAACACATTCACTATCATAACAAAATTGGATTACCTACATTAGGTTCAACAAgataatatgataataaaaaatttaattgcatCTCTGTCTAAACATGTATTATCTCGTGATTGATTGTTAAACCT encodes:
- the LOC133671670 gene encoding plant cysteine oxidase 2-like; its protein translation is MVSASPLQKLYNTCNEVFDSCSAGVIPSPDNIQKLKSVLDDFKPADVGLSPEMPHFRASVDGETPVIRYIYIHECEKFSIGIFCLPPSSAIPLHNHPGMTVFSKLLFGTMHIKSYDWVVDVPPSTSAVVSPPKSKQPVVQQPEARLAKVKVNSNFTAPCDTSILYPTDGGNMHCFTAVTACAFLDVLGPPYGSDSDGRHCQFYFDFPFSNFSVDGLSLPEGGKEGFAWLQERKKPEDLIVVGELYGDPTTVET